The following are from one region of the Aspergillus chevalieri M1 DNA, chromosome 1, nearly complete sequence genome:
- a CDS encoding uncharacterized protein (COG:S;~EggNog:ENOG410PZ2H), translating into MGLFSGFCCCLPRSSAPTQDMVEQSPARPVPLQSGQNDQSQDHTHSGTPNGMVAYTGNLNIRDYQGYTPTIPLPRYTPRPMSIREKTIEGHMRSSSPELGVRAESDTSASSDEKQRYLYEYDHRDSRDGGLTADDVSSAFSFQSSYGNTSTATRETPPPPYSAGVSPTPYSAGVSPTPSRRTTVSVSSAMLRQQQMVNIAQPQPVFQRPEWMIRSPRCSVDIGEEVEVRRFSWESR; encoded by the coding sequence ATGGGACTCTTCAGCGGCTTTTGCTGCTGTCTCCCCCGCTCTTCTGCCCCTACTCAGGACATGGTAGAGCAAAGCCCCGCTCGGCCAGTACCTCTTCAGAGCGGACAAAATGACCAGTCCCAGGACCATACTCACAGCGGCACTCCCAATGGAATGGTCGCTTATACTGGCAATCTGAATATCAGGGACTATCAGGGATACACGCCTACCATCCCACTTCCTCGGTATACGCCTCGTCCCATGAGTATCCGGGAAAAGACCATTGAGGGGCACATGCGATCTTCTTCGCCAGAGTTGGGGGTGAGAGCAGAATCAGATACAAGTGCATCATCCGACGAAAAACAAAGATATCTCTACGAGTACGACCATCGGGACTCCCGCGACGGAGGCCTCACAGCCGACGACGTCTCCTCAGCATTCTCCTTCCAGAGCAGTTACGGTAACACCTCCACTGCGACGCGGGAGACCCCGCCTCCGCCGTATTCAGCGGGTGTCTCGCCTACGCCGTATTCAGCGGGTGTCTCGCCTACGCCGTCGAGGAGGACGACTGTGTCTGTCTCATCTGCGATGTTGCGACAGCAGCAGATGGTGAATATtgcgcagccgcagccggTGTTTCAGCGGCCGGAATGGATGATTAGGAGTCCGAGGTGTAGTGTTGATATtggcgaggaggttgaggtgagGAGGTTCTCGTGGGAGAGTCGGTAG
- a CDS encoding tRNA(Thr) (cytosine(32)-N(3))-methyltransferase (BUSCO:EOG09263IT0;~COG:S;~EggNog:ENOG410PFA7;~InterPro:IPR026113,IPR029063,IPR013217;~PFAM:PF13649,PF13489,PF01209,PF08242,PF08241, PF13847), translating to MSPAATSPPPKATPQMPSNTDIPDITTAAQRAEPPQIPAHRSHDPSNNLKRTDPFQFGSRYLEEGDNVFEFNAWDHVEPDDEYKAFAEVQYAKQRESPVSDFDRWRFNADPAKWWNLFYKNNTANFFKDRKWLRQEFPVLAEVTRAGAGEKVVLEVGAGAGNTAFPLVTNNENEGLRVHACDFSKTAVQVMRESEHYNPKYITADVWDVAAVQTEESNPLPPGLTEGSVDVVVLIFIFSALNPNQWDQAMRNIHHVLKPGGQVLFRDYGRGDLAQVRFKKGRYLADNFYVRGDGTRVYFFEKSELEYMWSEWTPEKGIPFVDESEYEVTKPGTETETSQEDSTPNENQSEEKQEDAGSQPICTGQNDGLFEILNLGVDRRLIVNRNRKLKMYRCWMQGHFRKREAAVEDKKEA from the coding sequence ATGTCACCGGCCGCTACATCACCACCCCCCAAAGCCACGCCCCAAATGCCCTCAAATACAGATATCCCCGAcatcaccaccgccgccCAACGCGCCGAACCCCCCCAAATCCCCGCGCACCGCTCCCATGACCCCTCCAACAACCTCAAACGCACCGACCCCTTCCAATTCGGCTCGCGCTACCTCGAAGAAGGCGACAATGTCTTCGAATTCAACGCCTGGGACCACGTCGAGCCCGACGATGAATACAAAGCCTTCGCGGAGGTTCAATACGCCAAACAGCGCGAATCCCCCGTCTCCGACTTCGACCGCTGGCGCTTCAACGCAGACCCGGCCAAATGGTGGAACCTGTTCTACAAGAACAACACGGCGAACTTCTTCAAGGACCGCAAGTGGTTGAGGCAGGAGTTTCCGGTGCTCGCGGAGGTGACGAGGGCTGGTGCGGGAGAGAAGGTGGTGTTGGAGGTTGGGGCGGGGGCGGGGAATACGGCATTTCCGTTGGTGACGAATAATGAGAATGAGGGCCTGAGGGTTCATGCGTGTGATTTCTCGAAGACGGCGGTGCAGGTTATGAGAGAGAGTGAGCATTATAATCCCAAATATATCACTGCCGATGTGTGGGATGTGGCTGCTGTGCAGACGGAAGAGAGTAATCCGCTGCCTCCGGGGTTGACGGAGGGTTCGGTTGATGTTGTCGTGTTGATTTTCATCTTCTCGGCGCTCAATCCTAATCAGTGGGATCAAGCTATGCGGAACATCCACCATGTGTTGAAACCCGGTGGTCAAGTCCTGTTCCGTGACTATGGCCGGGGAGATCTGGCGCAGGTGCGGTTCAAGAAGGGCCGGTATCTGGCAGACAACTTCTACGTCCGCGGAGATGGGACGCGGGTGTACTTCTTCGAAAAGTCCGAATTAGAGTACATGTGGAGCGAATGGACACCAGAAAAGGGCATTCCGTTTGTCGACGAGAGCGAATACGAAGTCACCAAGCCAGGGACCGAAACCGAAACCTCACAAGAAGACTCTACCCCAAACGAGAATCAGTCCGAAGAGAAGCAAGAGGATGCTGGCTCTCAGCCGATTTGCACTGGTCAGAATGATGGCCTTTTCGAGATCCTCAACTTGGGTGTTGACCGCCGATTGATTGTGAATCGGAACCGAAAGCTCAAAATGTACCGTTGCTGGATGCAGGGCCATTTCCGGAAGCGTGAAGCGGCGGTCGAGGACAAGAAGGAGGCGTGA
- a CDS encoding uncharacterized protein (COG:T;~EggNog:ENOG410PK2U;~InterPro:IPR004254;~PFAM:PF03006;~TransMembrane:7 (o263-283i295-315o335-355i362-378o390-409i421-443o463-483i);~go_component: GO:0016021 - integral component of membrane [Evidence IEA]): MACSAQSMTIESYPDIADVAASSSATPQEETSLLRDRRRRHSFHNARKNSCDYDGDAVYLRVELFLAELERRMHWIEQYRKSHMVQIDASLRRGYATLEAVRDSCSYASGELMGSGKKRAKILVETLEGRYNEALATKETLEQKAQAGVRLMESFLSELESRAHAVRDRGIYGAIDDGWKAMDTKLGEVVDEGMERARRAKDAMRESIDRAIELAQQKRLIAYADLPHPWRINPHILQGYRFNSSKVECLTSVFSFSNEMVNIWSHLIGLFIVLSVAFYFYPLNPNFHLSTKTDVTIAAVFFFAACKCLVCSTLWHTMNSIANQPLMERFACVDYTGISMLVAASIVTTEYTAFYCEPISRWTYIILTMCLGVGGVVLPWHPTFNRADLAWARVAFYVTLALTGFAPLAQLTYTRGFAWCLYFYAPVVKSILVYFAGACIYASQVPERWRPGLFDYVGGSHNIWHFAVLGGILFHYCAMQDLFAHAFVRAKGECPNLTS, translated from the exons ATGGCTTGCTCCGCGCAGTCCATGACCATCGAGTCGTACCCCGATATCGCCGATGTCGCCGCCTCCTCTTCGGCCACTCCTCAAGAGGAGACCTCGTTGCTACGGGACCGTAGACGCCGGCATTCCTTTCACAATGCCAGGAAGAACTCCTGCGATTATGACGGGGATGCGGTTTACCTGAGG GTCGAACTCTTCCTCGCCGAGTTGGAACGCCGGATGCACTGGATCGAACAATATCGGAAGTCACACATGGTTCAGATTGATGCCAGTCTCCGCAGGGGTTATGCGACGCTCGAGGCTGTTAGGGATTCTTGTTCCTATGCTTCCGGAGAACTTATGGGCAGCGGCAAAAAGAGAGCCAAGATCCTGGTCGAGACTCTCGAGGGCCGCTACAATGAAGCCCTGGCGACAAAAGAGACACTGGAGCAAAAGGCCCAGGCAGGCGTTCGTCTCATGGAGTCGTTCTTGTCCGAACTGGAATCGCGAGCCCATGCGGTCCGGGATCGTGGTATCTATGGTGCTATCGATGACGGCTGGAAGGCAATGGACACGAAGTTGGGTGAAGTGGTCGATGAAGGGATGGAACGGGCTCGACGAGCGAAGGATGCTATGCGAGAGAGCATCGATCGTGCTATCGAACTGGCGCAGCAGAAACGATTGATCGCCTACGCCGATTTGCCTCACCCGTGGCGCATCAACCCGCATATCCTCCAGGGTTATCGATTTAATTCCTCCAAGGTGGAATGCTTGACATCAGTTTTCAGCTTTTCGAATGAAATGGTCAACATTTGGTCGCACCTCATCGGTCTGTTCATCGTTCTGTCGGTGGCGTTCTACTTCTATCCTCTGAACCCCAACTTCCACTTGAGCACCAAAACCGACGTGACCATCGCCGccgtcttcttctttgcgGCATGCAAGTGCCTAGTCTGCAGTACCCTCTGGCACACTATGAACAGCATTGCCAACCAACCGCTCATGGAGCGATTCGCCTGTGTGGACTACACCGGGATTTCCATGCTGGTGGCGGCGTCGATCGTGACCACGGAATACACGGCTTTTTACTGTGAGCCCATCTCCCGGTGGACATACATAATTCTTACTATGTGccttggtgttggtggtgtcGTTCTTCCCTGGCACCCGACATTCAATCGAGCAGATCTCGCTTGGGCTCGCGTGGCATTCTACGTCACCCTTGCTCTGACCGGCTTTGCTCCTTTGGCGCAATTGACGTACACCAGAGGCTTTGCCTGGTGCTTATATTTCTACGCCCCGGTCGTAAAGAGCATCCTAGTCTACTTCGCCGGTGCCTGCATCTATGCCTCACAAGTCCCGGAACGCTGGCGTCCTGGTTTGTTCGACTATGTGGGCGGCAGCCATAACATCTGGCATTTTGCAGTGCTCGGTGGAATCCTGTTCCACTACTGTGCGATGCAGGACCTCTTCGCTCATGCCTTTGTGAGAGCCAAGGGAGAATGCCCCAACCTGACCTCGTAA
- a CDS encoding uncharacterized protein (COG:U;~EggNog:ENOG410PKP7;~InterPro:IPR019163) — MAISEIVTDSSLLPVLQTSAETQEQCKKLLSLLNPTADVSPPESSENPALAVSRQQKQLFAVLAQLRGQNRDAIFRVRDTKQSTAEARQEIDRLHLQLQNLYYEQRHLTGEIAACESYDHKYLSLPLIPVEEFLALYPEHKESNEHELMIARINHEHAEREKLEQARQELLKRKQALIAENKKRKDDLASLDQDLERFIDAAKPIQKLFEKEY, encoded by the exons ATGGCGATTAGCGAGATCGTCACCGATTCGTCCTTGTTGCCCGTGTTGCAGACCAGCGCCGAAACCCAGGAACaatgcaagaagctgctGTCCTTGCTCAATCCCACGGCGGATGTCTCGCCGCCTGAATCTTCTGAGAACCCAGCTCTCGCAGTCTCTAGACAACAAAAACAATTATTCGCCGTACTAGCCCAGCTCCGGGGTCAGAATCGAGACGCCATCTTCCGGGTTCGCGACACGAAACAATCGACAGCAGAGGCGCGCCAGGAGATTGATCGGTTACACCTCCAGCTACAGAATCTGTACTATGAGCAGAGACACTTGACGGGGGAGATTGCAGCTTGCGAATCCTACGA TCACAAATACCTCTCGCTGCCCTTGATCCCCGTCGAAGAGTTTCTGGCCCTGTACCCCGAACACAAAGAATCCAACGAACATGAGCTCATGATCGCACGCATTAACCACGAACATGCCGAACGGGAGAAGCTCGAACAAGCTCGACAAGAGCTGCTGAAGCGCAAGCAGGCTCTGATCGCAGAGAACAAGAAGCGCAAAGACGACCTGGCTAGCTTGGACCAGGATCTGGAGCGGTTTATCGAT GCCGCGAAACCTATCCAGAAACTCTTCGAAAAGGAGTATTAG
- the PIG-S gene encoding GPI-anchor transamidase GPI17 (BUSCO:EOG092635DF;~COG:M,O;~EggNog:ENOG410PFJ8;~InterPro:IPR019540;~PFAM:PF10510;~TransMembrane:2 (i87-104o561-580i);~go_component: GO:0042765 - GPI-anchor transamidase complex [Evidence IEA];~go_process: GO:0016255 - attachment of GPI anchor to protein [Evidence IEA]), whose translation MSEPTSALNPDNHNNIALGTTHCENTLIPYTRSNNAVMTTKSEDLGSSPQATSDPDNTATTTMNSKTSAQRVPPPEKPEATRTRFKVIAAFWAVIIFLGLPIWWKTTSIYRAHLPFQEMVDWADGKSCRPVFPLEIQIAAPSMPDPEAQLLLRTTQHTLDDLNEFSAHHLRLKLTEDRDNTGYVKEETHVKADTTLTIRLVPQDNLPTPRSELSPETTQLDVFYSPNQSPVPSSSNSPLSTFIAGELQRLFSEEKATIAHILSNGHTQLSENISRRLRRSLKYADTYHLAFSLFTPGPAPSSWAVQEAIEDYLSPLLQAFAPISNFTVDTQVQLYATFSPTAPLPEFDESQSAWTLKQEDLSAFVNAAEWPLSPSIGSGPTINFLLYVPDPSQSPMVVKENTATSWIIPQWGGVFLLNQPLPTENPSNPPHLSKDSLRPAFMTFSHQLLTLLGTPTTPTSLPFRLQTLIRIRAATLLLSASSTMGSLARLTESLPSIPIPATVAASVSKTLSHLSAACTHLREGRFSAALDNARVAEAEAERSFFEKSMVGQVYFPDEHKVAVYLPLLGPIGVPLVVGLLKEVKRIVKGLKGR comes from the exons ATGTCAGAGCCAACCTCCGCTTTAAACCCcgacaaccacaacaacatCGCACTGGGAACGACCCACTGCGAAAACACATTAATCCCATACACGCGGTCAAATAATGCTGTCATGACCACCAAGAGTGAAGACCTGGGGTCTTCTCCGCAGGCTACCTCCGACCCCGACAACACCGCAACCACCACCATGAACTCCAAAACCAGCGCTCAGCGCGTCCCTCCCCCAGAAAAACCAGAGGCGACCCGGACCAGATTTAAGGTGATTGCGGCCTTTTGGGCTGTGATTATCTTCCTGGGGCTGCCCATCTGGTGGAAGACGACGTCGATTTACAGGGCACATTTGCCTTTCCAGGAGATGGTCGATTGGGCCGATGGCAAG AGCTGTCGTCCTGTTTTCCCATTGGAAATCCAAATCGCTGCTCCGTCGATGCCAGACCCCGAAGCGCAGTTACTCCTCCGTACGACGCAACATACTCTCGATGATCTCAACGAATTCTCGGCCCATCATCTACGATTGAAATTGACAGAAGATCGAGACAATACTGGATATGTCAAGGAAGAGACGCATGTAAAAGCGGACACTACGTTGACCATCCGTTTGGTGCCACAGGACAACCTGCCAACCCCCAGATCGGAACTGAGCCCGGAAACCACTCAACTGGACGTGTTCTATTCCCCCAACCAAAGCCCAGTTCCTTCGTCGTCCAATTCGCCCTTGTCTACCTTTATTGCCGGTGAATTGCAACGCCTGTTCAGCGAGGAGAAAGCGACCATCGCGCACATATTGTCCAACGGCCATACCCAATTGTCGGAGAACATTAGCCGGAGATTGAGACGCTCGTTGAAGTATGCGGATACATATCATCTGGCTTTCTCGCTGTTCACTCCGGGACCTGCGCCGTCGTCATGGGCGGTCCAAGAAGCAATTGAGGACTATCTTTCGCCGCTCCTGCAAGCCTTTGCTCCGATTAGCAACTTCACAGTCGACACACAAGTTCAGTTGTACGCGACGTTTTCGCCTACGGCACCGTTACCTGAGTTTGATGAGTCGCAATCAGCATGGACCTTGAAGCAAGAGGATCTCAGCGCCTTTGTCAACGCCGCAGAATGGCCCTTGAGTCCTAGTATCGGCAGTGGCCCAACCATCAACTTCCTCCTCTACGTCCCCGACCCATCCCAATCCCCCATGGTCGTGAAAGAGAACACTGCAACAAGCTGGATCATTCCCCAATGGGGCGgcgtcttcctcctcaaccaaccACTACCCACCGAAAACCCATCAAACCCACCACACCTATCCAAAGACTCCCTCCGTCCCGCCTTCATGACCTTCTCCCACCAACTCCTCACCCTCCTGGGCACCCCCACAACACCAACCTCCCTCCCCTTCCGCCTCCAAACACTCATCCGCATCCGCGCCGcaaccctcctcctctccgccTCCTCAACAATGGGCTCCCTAGCCCGTCTCACCGAATCCCTCCCCTCAATCCCCATCCCCGCCACAGTCGCTGCATCCGTCTCCAAGACCCTCTCGCACCTCTCCGCGGCATGCACGCATCTACGTGAAGGCCGTTTCTCCGCTGCTCTGGACAACGCGCGGGTAGccgaggcggaggcggaacGCAGCTTCTTTGAGAAGAGTATGGTGGGACAGGTGTATTTCCCGGATGAGCATAAGGTGGCTGTTTACTTGCCATTGCTGGGACCGATTGGGGTGCCGCTTGTTGTTGGGTTGTTGAAGGAGGTTAAGAGGATTGTCAAGGGATTGAAGGGTAGGTAA
- a CDS encoding uncharacterized protein (COG:S;~EggNog:ENOG410PR29), which produces MRTDFLACQSPDTNNNHANSGILRRASEGTRSRLHRTGSRVKSFLSTRHDPTLDSDIPVVPPLPVHVHDPHAQSTPRPASTESIRVYTPPGVFQTRGFLKPDPYPGAAAWRVNARPDTTFTEMIDHVGFRDKKGQPCYRVREGNA; this is translated from the coding sequence ATGAGAACAGATTTTCTAGCCTGCCAGAGCCCGGACACGAACAACAACCATGCAAATAGCGGGATCCTCCGTCGCGCAAGCGAAGGAACCCGCTCCCGCCTGCACCGCACCGGCTCCCGTGTCAAATCCTTCCTCAGCACCCGCCACGACCCAACTCTCGACTCTGACATCCCCGTCGTCCCGCCCTTACCCGTCCACGTGCATGACCCTCATGCACAGTCCACACCACGCCCAGCAAGCACAGAAAGTATACGGGTATATACACCGCCGGGAGTCTTCCAGACGAGAGGGTTTCTGAAACCGGATCCGTATCCGGGGGCTGCGGCTTGGAGGGTGAATGCGAGGCCGGACACGACATTTACGGAGATGATTGATCATGTAGGGTTTAGGGATAAGAAGGGCCAGCCTTGTTATCGGGTGAGAGAGGGGAATGCATAG
- the sod4 gene encoding mitochondrial 37S ribosomal protein mS42 (COG:P;~EggNog:ENOG410PNDY;~InterPro:IPR019832,IPR036324,IPR036314;~PFAM:PF02777;~go_function: GO:0004784 - superoxide dismutase activity [Evidence IEA];~go_function: GO:0046872 - metal ion binding [Evidence IEA];~go_process: GO:0006801 - superoxide metabolic process [Evidence IEA];~go_process: GO:0055114 - oxidation-reduction process [Evidence IEA]) — MFSRLMRPQSALRAASAIPKKPFQTRGLHVVPQLTFQSKFDNDGVEGLLSKDGFDFSWNQYQSLMVDKLNLLIQDTPDAELKPYELTLKYARRAEMASVFNYASMAHNNHFFFNCLSPVQTQIPADFEKDINDTCSSVESLKLDFLATANAMFGPGFVWLGKNLEREGLMHIFCTYNAGSPYPATYARRQSVDMATHPRNAPLGNQYAGSMGAHSANQKSLAPGAVDVHPILCVNTWEHVWLMDYGIAGKAEYLERWWNRINWEVVHDNFRAVNARKRSGASRDRALDFTR, encoded by the exons ATGTTTTCCCGGCTCATGCGGCCGCAGAGCGCCCTGCGTGCGGCTTCTGCGATTCCCAAG AAACCCTTCCAGACACGAGGATTGCATGTTGTTCCGCAGTTGACGTTCCAATCTAAATTCGATAACGATGGTGTTGAAGGGTTGTTGTCGAAGGATGGGTTCGATTTCTCATGGAACCAGTACCAGAGTCTCATGGTCGATAAGCTCAACCTTTTGATCCAGG ATACCCCTGATGCCGAATTGAAACCCTACGAACTCACGCTCAAATATGCCCGCCGTGCGGAAATGGCGTCCGTGTTCAACTATGCCTCGATGGCTCACAACAACCACTTTTTCTTCAACTGCCTG TCCCCCGTTCAAACACAGATTCCTGCCGACTTCGAAAAAGACATCAACGACACGTGCTCCTCGGTTGAATCGCTGAAGCTCGACTTCTTGGCCACGGCCAACGCCATGTTTGGTCCCGGTTTCGTGTGGCTGGGAAAGAACTTGGAGAGGGAAGGGTTGATGCACATTTTCTGCACGTATAACGCCGGCTCGCCGTACCCAGCAACCTACGCCCGGAGACAATCCGTCGACATGGCCACCCACCCCCGCAATGCCCCTCTGGGTAACCAATACGCCGGTTCGATGGGTGCTCACTCTGCGAACCAAAAGAGCCTGGCTCCAGGTGCTGTGGATGTGCATCCCATTCTATGCGTGAACACCTGGGAACATGTGTGGCTGATGGATTACGGTATTGCGGGCAAGGCCGAGTACCTGGAGCGGTGGTGGAACCGGATCAACTGGGAAGTTGTGCATGACAACTTCCGGGCCGTGAATGCGAGGAAGAGGTCTGGTGCTAGCCGGGACCGCGCTTTGGACTTCACGCGATGA
- a CDS encoding ubiquinone-binding COQ10-like protein (COG:I;~EggNog:ENOG410PR4K;~InterPro:IPR005031,IPR023393;~PFAM:PF03364), with protein sequence MKPSLARPICRNLISNARLYPSPIAISQLQPQPLHGHQPLQPRTPPPTPQTTPRRTFFSLPDLSSVLPNNNSNGNNNNRTRTLTATRTLPYAPKPLFIVIASVDSYSQFLPFLTASTVTARDPTTNYPTTAFLTVGYGPLSETFTSRVDCDPENLVVEARSGARFGVDKKGGQEVMEFPGAREGIFEYLSTRWELVPLEGGNETRVQLKIEFEFRSQFHAAVMSAVEGQMAGIMIEAFEKRMREVQR encoded by the coding sequence ATGAAACCATCACTCGCGCGGCCAATCTGCCGCAATCTCATATCCAACGCTAGATTATATCCCTCGCCCATTGCCATTTCGCAAttacaaccacaaccacttCACGGTCACCAACCGCTTCAACCACggacaccaccaccaacaccacaaACTACCCCACGACGGAcattcttctccctcccagACCTCTCCTCCGTCCTCCCGAACAACAACTCAAACGgtaacaacaacaaccgcaCCCGCACCCTAACCGCAACCCGAACCCTCCCCTACGCACCAAAACCCCTCTTCATCGTAATCGCGTCCGTCGACTCCTACTCCCAATTCCTCCCTTTCCTCACAGCCTCCACCGTAACAGCCCGCGACCCGACCACAAATTACCCAACCACCGCCTTCCTGACCGTCGGCTACGGACCTCTCAGCGAGACATTTACTTCGCGCGTGGACTGTGATCCGGAGAATCTGGTTGTTGAGGCGAGGAGCGGGGCGCGGTTTGGAGTTGATAAGAAGGGTGGACAGGAAGTGATGGAGTTTCCGGGGGCGAGGGAGGGAATTTTTGAGTATTTAAGTACGAGGTGGGAGTTGGTGCCGTTGGAGGGTGGAAATGAGACGAGGGTGCAGTTGAAGATTGAGTTTGAGTTTCGGAGTCAGTTTCATGCGGCTGTTATGAGTGCTGTCGAGGGGCAGATGGCGGGGATTATGATTGAGGCGTTtgagaagaggatgagggaGGTTCAGAGGTAG
- a CDS encoding hydroxyacyl-thioester dehydratase HTD2 (COG:S;~EggNog:ENOG410PIBR;~InterPro:IPR029069), which translates to MPFLRQTTFRTTHLIYHKRFFSTSPDKTSASSIASAFLERFQSLGPQTRTQTLDANQLQLLTLTLNRPSLYPNTPSLSNNTTPPPAGTPLPPGYHLVYFTPAFLENELGADGTDVSYNPASPFTRRMWAGGEVQWPRGTKGKVNPLRVGQEVTETTKVLSAEPKIVKKTGEEMIVVGVEKEFRNEDGVAVLDRRNWVFRKALQIPSTASSSTTPTSQQWTPPKPASCTTTTTGNAYTRTLRQTPVTLFRFSALTFNPHKIHYSVPWARDIEGHKDIVVHGPLNLISILDLWRDTRSQNTEADLDAIVPESIKYRATSPLYAEDEYRIMLEENDGVGSVQILTPGDVVGMKAEIS; encoded by the exons ATGCCATTCCTAAGACAAACTACCTTCCGCACCACCCACCTCATCTACCACAAACGGTTCTTTTCCACCTCCCCCGACAAAACTTCCGCCTCGTCTATCGCATCCGCATTCCTTGAACGCTTCCAATCTCTCGGCCCTCAGACTCGCACCCAAACCCTCGACGCAAACCAACTCCAACTTCTCACACTCACTCTCAACCGCCCTTCCCTCTACCCAAACACCCCATCCCTCTCAAATAACACCACCCCGCCCCCAGCCGGAACACCCTTACCCCCGGGTTACCATTTGGTATACTTCACGCCTGCATTCCTGGAAAATGAACTAGGCGCGGATGGCACAGATGTATCTTATAACCCCGCATCGCCTTTTACGCGGCGCATGTGGGCGGGAGGAGAGGTGCAATGGCCGCGCGGGACAAAAGGGAAGGTGAATCCGTTACGGGTTGGACAGGAAGTCACAGAGACGACGAAGGTGTTAAGTGCAGAGCCGAAGATTGTGAAGAAGACGGGGGAGGAGATGAtcgttgttggtgttgagaAGGAGTTTAGGAATGAAGATGGGGTTGCTGTTTTGGATCGACG AAACTGGGTCTTTCGCAAAGCCCTCCAAATTCCCTCCACAGCATCTTCGTCAACAACGCCTACATCCCAACAATGGACACCACCGAAACCCGCCTCATgcacaacaaccacaaccggCAATGCGTACACACGAACCCTCCGCCAGACACCAGTAACCCTCTTCCGCTTCTCCGCACTTACATTCAATCCGCACAAGATCCACTACTCGGTTCCCTGGGCGCGAGACATCGAAGGCCATAAAGATATCGTGGTTCACGGGCCGCTGAATCTCATTTCCATACTGGATTTGTGGAGGGACACAAGGTCTCAGAATACCGAGGCGGATTTGGACGCTATTGTACCAGAGAGTATCAAGTATCGTGCGACGAGTCCGTTGTATGCGGAGGATGAGTATCGGATTATGTTGGAGGAGAATGATGGGGTTGGGAGTGTGCAGATATTGACGCCGGGGGATGTAGTTGGTATGAAGGCTGAAATCAGCTGA